The genomic interval TGTTGGAAAGGATATCCGTTACGATGAAGATCAAGGCCGTTCTGCTGGATCTGGACAATACGATGATCCTGTTCGATGAAACCGCTTTTTATCTGCGATACATGGAGCGGATCATCCCCTTTTTTGCCGATTTGATTCCCGAAGATCAGTTTCGGGACCGGTTGTTGAGAGGGATCCGCGGGTTGCTTCGGAACAATGGAGAGGTGAGCAACCGGGAATTTTTTCTGGACACCTTCTGTGACGGGGATGGGGCGGTACGGCAGGCGGTCTGGGAACGTTTCATGCGGTTTTACGAAGAAGAGTATGAAAAGGTGCCGGTGGAGGCGGCGCCCCCTGCCGGCCTGGATCGGGTCCTCGATCAATTGGATGACTGGGGCATGGAGCTGGTGGTGGCCACCAATCCCCTTTTCCCGCAGATCGCCCAGGAGAAGAGAATGCAGTGGGCCGGACTGGATCGCCGTCGCTTCCGATGGATCACCCACCTGGACAATTCGACCTATGTGAAGCCGCGGGTCGAGTATTACCACCAGATCAGCGACGCGATCGGTAGACCGCCCCAGGCCTGCATCATGGTGGGCAACGATGCGGTCAACGACATGGTGGCGGGCAGTGCGGGCATGGCCACCTATTTGACCAACGAGGCCGGCGCCGTCGACTACAGCGCCGTCACCCGGGGGCGCAACATACGCCTGGGGCAAACCTACAGCGCCGATTTCACCGGGCCTTTGGCGGATTTGCTTGCCGTGGTGGAACGGCTCAGGTCATCTTGATCATCGGTTCGCGGTTGTGCGGGGGGGCGGTCGAAGCGAGTTTTTGAATTGCAGTCTCAATCGCCCGTGTCATCGGAGGGTTTGAAGGTGGCGGCCAGACGGTGGAATCTGGCGATGGCCTTTTCATCGATACCGACGCCCTCTTCGATGGCCATCTCCCTGAGGAACGCCATGAGGGCCGGAATGTCGATGGCCATGGGGCAGACGATGGCGCACACCCGACAGTGAATGCAGGGCCAGATATCCGGGCTCTCCAGCACCTCCAGCGCCAGATTGTATTGAATGAGGCGGATGATGCCATTGGGGCCATGGCGCATGGCCGTTGCGAAGGGGCATTGGGTGCTGCAATTGACGCATTGTGAACACCGCTTGAAATCGTCCCCGCAGCGTTGGGTCACACGATCGCAGAAAGTGGGTCGGTCGGCCATGGAAGCAGGTTTCCCTCGATGAAAGTTGCCGGCTAAAGTACCATGCCGGCGATCCAAGTCAAGTCTCCGGCAACGATTCTTACTGAACGCCATTCGTTAGACCCGGCCCGGGTGGGACAGTTGGCCGATGCCACACGCCAAGCGGTCAAGTGCCGGTAAAATGCACGGCGGGCGGCCCAGAAACTCGCTGCGCTCAAACAGCCTGGGCCGCTTGTCCGCCGTTTGCATTGAACCGGCACTAGCGACCGCTGGCTGACGTGGCCCTGGCCACCTGTCCCACCCGGCCCTGCCATGAGTGATGCCATACGAATTTTCATCGCAAACAACGCCGGGAAAGCATGCCCTTCAGGGTGAATTTCATTCAGTTAGAATTACTTGCCCCCCGGCAGGTGGCACAGCCGGTCGGCGATCGGAAAAGGCCGGACGCAATTTAACTGGTGTCCTGCATCCCGATCAGATATAAGCGTCCCTGTTTTTTCAAATCGAACAGGCTGCCAAATCGACATGGCCGTCCAATAGAATGGGCCTGCAAATAGAATGGGCCGCCAAGTAGAATGAGCCAATAGACCGATGCATACCGCGATATCATCCTGGCTGAAAGGACCTGCCTGGTCCGTGGGGGCCACCCTGGTGCTTTGGGGAATCCTGTTCCTTTCTTTCAAAGTGCGCGGCAAACGATTGCCCCATGTGACAGTCCCTACGCAAGGAGAACGGGTCCCGTCGTTGGCGGGGTTGAAGGCACAGATCGAAAAGGGCCGGATGGGGGTGGATATGGCCCTCCTGGCGGCCATGGGGACACCGCTGATATTCGCCGTTGCCTATGGGGTCTTTGTGTTCTTCCAGTCCACCGCGCCGGCGGCTGAGGGGGTGGCCATGGCGGGCACCCTGGGGTTGATCATGTGGGGGTGCGCGGTTTTGAAGTGGCGGGCAACGGGCCGCGACCTGAGCCGGATCCGCTGGCTCCATGATGCCAAGGCCATGGTGGCCGAGCGTGTTTCCGAGTTGAAACTGCGCGGATTCATGGTGTTTACCGATTGCCGCCTGGGAGACAGGGCGATCGATCACATTCTCGTCGGTCCCAAGGGGGTGTTCGTCGTGCAAACAGCCATTGGGTTGAGCGCCTTTCAGGCCGATTTAAACACCCATGACACGGCCACCTATGACGGGCGGGCACTTTTTTTCCCCGGCAAGGAGGATCATGAGACGGTCTCCCAGGCCTGTGAGGATGCGGAAAAGCTCTCCGAATGGCTCTCCGAAGCCCTGGACATTCCACTGGCCGCTCGCGCCATCGTCGCCCTTCCAGGGTGGCGCATCAAGCGAACCTCGGCCGAAGGCATATCCGTCATCAACCCGACGCAATTTGAAGCGCTATTTCAGTATGTCCGGCCCAGGCCCCTGACGACAGAGGAGGTGGCTCTCATATCCGCACGGATGGAGCAACTCTGCATCAGTCCCGGCCCTTCGGTCCGCACGAACGCACCCGACGGATCCACGGTCGACCTGGGGGAGCGGGGTGGATCTCCCGGTTGAGCCGTCTTTCGCTCTGTCATGCCGTTATGTTCAAATGGAGCGGTTATCTCCCCGGAACGATGATGCGGGAGTCATCCCTTTTGTTTGCGGCCTGTTGCCGCTGTAGCTTTTCGACCTGGGCCACGACTTCGTTCAACGCCATTTTCATGGCTTTTGGAAACTCTTCATATGCTTCTTTAAGGTTGTTGGCTTGCAGGCGCGCCTGGAGCGGCAGTGGTCCCTCGGGTGTCATCAATTGGGTGCTGGCGACGAAGATGGGGCTGCGGGTGGGGTCGTCGCTGCCATCGGGGGTGATGGGTGTCATGCGCCGGATGGCGGCCACTTTCAGATCGGTGATGGATTCTTCCCGGTAAAGGTTTCGGGTGTCGACTTTGAAATCAAGGTCGTTCGGATTGACGAAATCGCTCATTGGCGGCCTCCTGGATTGTGTGTTTCATCCAACCTGCAATGAGCGCTACCTCATCGCGTTAAAGTTATGCACACCTATCCTCATGCCCCTGGCATTGTCAACATGAAACACTTCAAAACTCTTGACAACGACCGGCCATCGAATAAAATATTTTCAATCTTTTAAAGGCCTGCCGTCTATTCGAGGCCGGTTTTAAGCTGAAGGTGCGACATGCCGCGTGGCGACCTGAAGTTTGGGACCAAGAGAATTTTATGAAAGGAGGACGCCACTATGGCCAACGGCACCGTTAAATGGTTTAACGAGAAAAAAGGCTACGGTTTCATTGAGCAGGAAGACGGACCCGATGTGTTCGTTCATCATTCGGGTATCAACGCCAAAGGTTTTCGGACACTCCATGAAGGCGATCGCGTGACCTTTACCGTGGAGCAGGGTCAAAAGGGACCGGCTGCGGTCAATGTGACCGTGGTTTAACCTTTCCCGACACCGCTTGAAAAAGGGGCATCCGCCGAACGCGCCTGCCCCCCTTTACTTCATCTTTTCGATGGTTCACCGGCAGGGATCATCAGCGCGCAGACATTGCTTCACGCCCCACCTTCGGCAAAAAAACCCTTCAGCAACCTGATTTCATCTGGCCACAGGGCGTCGTTCGGCGTCTCCAGGATCAGCGGAATTCCGTCGAAGCGGTCGTCCTGCAGGATCCTGCGGAAAGTTTCCACGCCCAATGTGCCTTTGCCGATGCTTTCGTGCCGGTCCACCCGGCTGGTGAGGTCTTTCTTGGAATCGTTCAAATGCATGCCTTTTAGATAAGAAAAGCCGACGATGCGGTCGAATTTTTCAAAGGTATCCGCGTAACCGGCCTCGGTTTTGATATCATACCCTGAAGCATAGGCATGGCAGGTGTCCAGGCATACCCCCACCCGTGATTGATCTTCGATCCGGTCGATGATCTCGGCCAGGTGTTCGAAGCGAAAGCCCACATTGGTGCCCTGGCCGGCCGTATTCTCGATGACTGCCACCACATGGCGAGTACTCTCGATGGCCAGGTTGATCGATTCGGCGATCCGCGCGAGGCATTGGGATTCGCTGATTTGGTTCAAATGGCTGCCGGGATGAAAGTTCAGGTAGATCAACCCCAGCTGTTCACAGCGCTGGAACTCGTCCATAAAAGCCTTGCGGGATTTTTCCAATCCCTCTTCCTCCGGGTGGCCCAAATTGATCAGGTAGCTGTCGTGGGGCAATATCCGCTCGGGTGTGTAGCCGAATTCACTGCAGTTGCGTTGAAATGCGTCGATGCTCTTCGGCTCCAGGGGCTTGGCATGCCACTGGCGTTGGTTTTTGGTGAAAAGGGCAAATGCGGTGGCCCCGATCGCGTGGGCATTGAGGGGGGCGTTTTCCACACCGCCGCTGGTACTGACGTGAGCGCCGATGAATTTCATGATGGACTCCTATTCTGCTCCCGGCACCTGCTTTCGCAAGGCGCCGCGCGAAAATGAAAAGTAGATCCCTGGTATGCAAATCAACAAGAATACCAGGAAAATCATCTGGGTGCTTTCGATGAAAAGCGGGTAATTGTCAGGTCCGATGGGCGCTCTGCCGATGAAGTGTGCCAGCACGACCGCAGCGGTGGCCATGCTGACCATTTGGCCCAGCAGGCGCATGGTGGCCACCGTTCCCGAGGCAATGCCGTAGTGGCGCGGAGCCACGGATCCCATGATGGCGCTCATATTGGGCGAAGAGAAAAGGGCGAAGCCGAAGCCGAGTAACATAAGATCGCAGATAATATAGATGATGTGCGTATCTGGATTCAGGGGGATCAATCCGGCCAGTCCGATGGCGGTGATCAGCATGCCCAGAGTGGCGATCCATCGGGGTTCGATGCGGTCGGCCAGCCGGCCGGCCAGCGGCGAAAACAACGCCATCACGACGGGCTGCGCCACCAGTACAATGCCGGCGGTCTGGGAAGAGAGGCCCTTGATGTACTGCAGAAAGAGGCTGAGCAGGAAGGTGACGCCATATGTGGCCGCGTAGTTGATCAAGGCCGCCAGGCTGGAGAGGGCGAACGTCCGATTCTGTTGGAAAAGAGCGATATCGAAGATCGGATCGGCGGCTCTTTTTTCACGCCAAACGAACAGTCCGATGCCCACCACGCCCAACGCAACCAGGGCCCAGGCGCCCTGGGCCGGCAAATCTATGGCACCATAGATCAGGGCACAGATGGCCATGGCATAGAGCACGCTGCCGATCAGATCGAACGGCAGGTCGCGTCTTTCGGCCCACTCCCTTTTGAGAAAATGCAGGGTGACCCAGACCGATGCGCTCCCCAGGGGCAGCATCAGAAGAAAAATGCTTCGCCATCCCACGTGCTGGCTCAAAAGCCCACCGGCAAAAGGCCCCAGCGAGAGGCCGATATAGACGGCCGCCACATAGAGGCCGATGGCCCGGCCGCGTCGTTCAGGTGCAAATACGGCGCTCAGTATGGCCATGCCGGTGGTGATGAACATGGCAGCCCCGAACCCCTGGACGATGCGCATCCCGATCAACCAGGCGGCCGTGGGGACCCAGGCGATGAGGGTGGAAGAGAGAGTGTAGAAAACCAGGCCGGCGGTGAAGATCTTCCGCCGCCCATAGCGGTCCGCCACCTTGCCGATGGGCACCAGCAGGACGGCGGTGGCCAGCAGATAGGCGGTCGGAATCCAGCTCAATGTTATGGCGTCCACATCGAGTTCGGCCTGGATCGCCGGCAGGGCCACGTTGACGGCCGACAGCATGAACGGCGCCATGAACGAGGTCAATGTGGCCACGAACAGGGCCGAGCGTTCTTCGGAACTGCTGTCAGACATGGTTGGCTCTCTGTTCTGCCGCCAGATCTCTATTTATTGCCGGCGATTTTCGCCCAGGCGTCCCGCAAGGTCACCGTGCGGTTGAAGACCAGGTGGTCGCGGGACGACAACTTGCTGTCGGCGCAGAAGTATCCGAGTCGTTCGAATTGGAAGATCGCACCGGGTTTGGCTTCGGCCAATTCCGGTTCGAGCCGGCAGTCGTCCAGCACGTCCAGTGAATCGGGGTTGAGGAAGTCGATGAAAGTCTTGCCGTCCTCGCGTTCATCCGGATCCGGTTTGACAAAGAGCCGGTCGTAGAGGCGCACCTGCCCCGGCACGGCGTGCTCGGCCGAAACCCAGTGCAACGTTGCCTTGACCTTGCGGCCGTCGGGCGCGTCGCCGCCCCGGGTGGCCGGATCGTAGGTGCAGCGCAGCTCGACGATGTCACCACTGCGGGGATCCTTGATCA from Desulfatitalea tepidiphila carries:
- a CDS encoding HAD family hydrolase; translation: MKIKAVLLDLDNTMILFDETAFYLRYMERIIPFFADLIPEDQFRDRLLRGIRGLLRNNGEVSNREFFLDTFCDGDGAVRQAVWERFMRFYEEEYEKVPVEAAPPAGLDRVLDQLDDWGMELVVATNPLFPQIAQEKRMQWAGLDRRRFRWITHLDNSTYVKPRVEYYHQISDAIGRPPQACIMVGNDAVNDMVAGSAGMATYLTNEAGAVDYSAVTRGRNIRLGQTYSADFTGPLADLLAVVERLRSS
- a CDS encoding 4Fe-4S dicluster domain-containing protein, producing MADRPTFCDRVTQRCGDDFKRCSQCVNCSTQCPFATAMRHGPNGIIRLIQYNLALEVLESPDIWPCIHCRVCAIVCPMAIDIPALMAFLREMAIEEGVGIDEKAIARFHRLAATFKPSDDTGD
- a CDS encoding nuclease-related domain-containing protein, producing MHTAISSWLKGPAWSVGATLVLWGILFLSFKVRGKRLPHVTVPTQGERVPSLAGLKAQIEKGRMGVDMALLAAMGTPLIFAVAYGVFVFFQSTAPAAEGVAMAGTLGLIMWGCAVLKWRATGRDLSRIRWLHDAKAMVAERVSELKLRGFMVFTDCRLGDRAIDHILVGPKGVFVVQTAIGLSAFQADLNTHDTATYDGRALFFPGKEDHETVSQACEDAEKLSEWLSEALDIPLAARAIVALPGWRIKRTSAEGISVINPTQFEALFQYVRPRPLTTEEVALISARMEQLCISPGPSVRTNAPDGSTVDLGERGGSPG
- a CDS encoding cold-shock protein — encoded protein: MANGTVKWFNEKKGYGFIEQEDGPDVFVHHSGINAKGFRTLHEGDRVTFTVEQGQKGPAAVNVTVV
- the nfo gene encoding deoxyribonuclease IV; protein product: MKFIGAHVSTSGGVENAPLNAHAIGATAFALFTKNQRQWHAKPLEPKSIDAFQRNCSEFGYTPERILPHDSYLINLGHPEEEGLEKSRKAFMDEFQRCEQLGLIYLNFHPGSHLNQISESQCLARIAESINLAIESTRHVVAVIENTAGQGTNVGFRFEHLAEIIDRIEDQSRVGVCLDTCHAYASGYDIKTEAGYADTFEKFDRIVGFSYLKGMHLNDSKKDLTSRVDRHESIGKGTLGVETFRRILQDDRFDGIPLILETPNDALWPDEIRLLKGFFAEGGA
- a CDS encoding MFS transporter, with amino-acid sequence MSDSSSEERSALFVATLTSFMAPFMLSAVNVALPAIQAELDVDAITLSWIPTAYLLATAVLLVPIGKVADRYGRRKIFTAGLVFYTLSSTLIAWVPTAAWLIGMRIVQGFGAAMFITTGMAILSAVFAPERRGRAIGLYVAAVYIGLSLGPFAGGLLSQHVGWRSIFLLMLPLGSASVWVTLHFLKREWAERRDLPFDLIGSVLYAMAICALIYGAIDLPAQGAWALVALGVVGIGLFVWREKRAADPIFDIALFQQNRTFALSSLAALINYAATYGVTFLLSLFLQYIKGLSSQTAGIVLVAQPVVMALFSPLAGRLADRIEPRWIATLGMLITAIGLAGLIPLNPDTHIIYIICDLMLLGFGFALFSSPNMSAIMGSVAPRHYGIASGTVATMRLLGQMVSMATAAVVLAHFIGRAPIGPDNYPLFIESTQMIFLVFLLICIPGIYFSFSRGALRKQVPGAE